ctctctctctctctctctctctctctctctctctctctctctctctctctctctctctctctctctctctctctgtctctctctctctctgtctgtctctctctctctctctctctctctctctctctctctctctctctctctctctctctctctctctctctctctctctctctctctctctctgtctttctctgtctgtctctcgctctctctgtctctctctctctctctctctctctctctctctctctctctctctctctctctctctctctctctctctctctctctctctctctgtctgtctgtctctctctctgtctgtctgtctgtctctctctctgtctgtctcactctctctctgtctgtctctctctctctctctctctctctctctctctctctctctctctctctctctctctctctctctctctctctctctctctctctctctctctgtctttctctgtctgtctctcgctctctctgtctgtctctctctctctctctctctctctctctctctctctctctctctctctctctctctctctctctctctctctctctctctctctctctctctctctgtctgtctgtctctctctctgtctgtctgtctgtctctctctctgtctgtctcactctctctctgtctgtctctctctctctctctctctctctctctctctctctctctctctctctctctctctctctctctctctctctctctctctctctctctctctctctctacagaacAGAAAGGTTGGCCCGAGACATTTTCCAAGATGTCAGAGATGAACCACTAACAGCTCTCTGTGTCCTAAAAGGTGGCTACCGCTTTTACACAGATCTACTAGAGAAAATCACAACCCTAAACCGATCACATGGTTCTGTGTCGGTCCCAATCAATGTGGATTTTATCAGACTAAAGAGTTATGAGGTGTGTGTAAAGAGGCGATTGTACTGTTTGCTTTTACATAAGTGTTGAGGACCtgcatttgttttttaatttatttgtctgtctcttgatGTATTATAGACTATACTTGTCTGTTCAGTATTCTAACAATAAGCAGGTAACTATGACAtttctatcctctttttttttttataagaatgagGAATCAACTGGGGAAATCCGTGTGGTTGGTGGAGACAACCTCAATGGGCTTCGTGGACAAAATGTATTAGTTGTAGAAGACATCATCGATACTGGCCGTACCATGGAGAAGTTGTTGGCCATCCTAGCAAAACATGGACCAAAATCTGTGAAAGTTGCATCTTTGCTAGTCAAGAGACGACCAGGATCCACTGGTTATCGCCCTGATTGTAAGTACTAGACATTATGACTGTGTATAAAAGAGAGCACTCCTTAGGAATATATGAGTCATATTTACTTAAGGACATATTAATAGAGCTCATTTAAGAACTTTAGAAGGATTACAAGCTTGACTGCCTTGCTGtagatttcattatttttatatgagtATGTTATGTTTAGGatttatgaatgtgcatatatatatatatatatatatatatatatatatatatatatatatatacatacatacatacatacatacatacatacatatatatatatatatatatatatacatatatacacatatatatacttatatatatatatatatacatatattatatatatatatatatatatatatatatatatatatatatacatacatacatatataacatatatatgcttatatatatatatatatatatatatatatatatatacatatatatatatacatatatatacatatatatacatatatatatacatatatatacatatatatacatatatatacatatatatacatatatatacatatatatatacatatatatatacatatatatacatatttatatacatatacatatatacatatacatatatatacatatatatatacatatatatacatatatatacatatacatatacatatatatatacatatatgaatatatatatacatatatatacatatatatatatatttacatatatatacatatatatacatatatatacatatatatacatatatatacatatatatacatatatacatatatatacatatatatacatatatatacatatatatattatatatatatatatatatatatatatatatattatatacatatatatatacatatatatacattttatatgtacataatatatacatatatatactatatatacatatatatacatatatatatacatatatatatacatatatatatacatatatatataatataatatatacatatacatatatgtatttatatatatacataattacatataatacatatataatatattacatatatagtatgattaatgttaatgttgtgatgtgtattgtgtgtatgtattttgtgtgtgtgtgtgtgtgtttatatatatatatatataatataataagtattataatttgtatattatatataatatgatatatatataaatatatatatattatataataattattatatatatataatatatattatatattataatataaaaataatatatatatattataaataatattatataatatatatataatatattatatattatatataatatatattatatatatatataatatatatattatattatatataatatatatattatatattatatataatatatatattatatattatatataatatatatatatatatattatatataatatatatattatatattatatataatatatatattatatattatatataatatatatattatatattatatataatatatatattatatattatatataatatatatattatatataatatatatattatatattatatatattatatattatatatatatatatattatatataatatatatattatatatattatatatatatatattatatattatatatatatatatattatatattatataatatatatattatatatatatataatatatatattatatatatatattatatattatatataatatatatatatatatatatatatataatatatatatattattatatattatatatatatatattatatatatatatattatatatatatattatatatatattatatatatatatattatatatatatatatatatatattatatattatatatatatatatatattatatatatatattatatatatatatatatatattatatatatatatatatatatatattatatataatatataatatatatattatatataatatatatattatattatatataatatattatatatatatatatatatatatattatatataatatatattatatatatatatattatatataatatataatatatatattatatatatatatatattatatataatatatattataatataatatatatatatatatatataatatataatatatatataatatatataatatatatatataatatatatataatatataatatataatatatatattatatataatatattatatataatatataatatataataaatatattatatataatatatattatatataatatattatatataatgtataataaatatattatatataatatatattatatataatatatattatatataatatatatatattatgtataatatataatatataatatatatatataatatattatacataatatatatatattatatattatacataatatatatatatattatatataatatatattatatataatatatattatatataatatatttattatatattatatataatatattatatataatatatattatatataatatatttatta
The Penaeus chinensis breed Huanghai No. 1 chromosome 15, ASM1920278v2, whole genome shotgun sequence DNA segment above includes these coding regions:
- the LOC125032863 gene encoding hypoxanthine-guanine phosphoribosyltransferase-like, which codes for MDTCSIGERPVQQVPQIDQDALSPHKRIENLFKILILRHIQEHILLLVADILSLSLSLYRTERLARDIFQDVRDEPLTALCVLKGGYRFYTDLLEKITTLNRSHGSVSVPINVDFIRLKSYENEESTGEIRVVGGDNLNGLRGQNVLVVEDIIDTGRTMEKLLAILAKHGPKSVKVASLLVKRRPGSTGYRPDYTGFEIPDKFVVGYALDYNEYFRDLNHVCVINENGKKKYAVTH